A genomic stretch from Lathyrus oleraceus cultivar Zhongwan6 chromosome 2, CAAS_Psat_ZW6_1.0, whole genome shotgun sequence includes:
- the LOC127120147 gene encoding chaperone protein dnaJ 11, chloroplastic, with protein sequence MISSVVSLPSSLYAANFAGVNTTVAPSPRRVRSRPILITASATATAEARSTWTEQPRTSYLNLNTISSPSLYEILGIQAGASVQEIKSAYRRLARVCHPDVAAIDRKNSSADDFMKIHAAYSTLSDPDKRANYDRSLFRRQRPLSMMSGYTSRKWETDQCW encoded by the coding sequence ATGATTTCTTCTGTAGtttctcttccttcttctctcTACGCCGCAAACTTCGCCGGTGTTAACACCACCGTAGCTCCATCTCCTCGCCGCGTCAGATCTCGGCCAATACTCATCACCGCTAGCGCTACTGCCACCGCTGAAGCTCGCTCTACATGGACAGAACAACCAAGAACTTCGTATCTGAACTTGAACACGATCTCTTCTCCTTCGCTCTACGAGATCCTCGGTATACAAGCAGGTGCTTCGGTACAAGAGATCAAGTCTGCGTACCGTCGACTTGCCAGAGTCTGCCACCCTGACGTGGCGGCGATTGACCGGAAAAACTCGTCGGCGGATGACTTCATGAAAATTCACGCTGCCTACTCCACGCTCTCGGATCCTGATAAACGTGCTAATTATGATCGGAGCCTTTTCCGACGACAACGGCCGTTGTCGATGATGTCCGGCTACACTAGTCGGAAATGGGAAACGGATCAGTGTTGGTAG